Proteins encoded within one genomic window of Sulfurovum sp. XGS-02:
- the dksA gene encoding RNA polymerase-binding protein DksA, with translation MLTETELNEFQNKLLDRRVQIEKNLRGTSLELEGMRELELNDEGDFAAASAEAVIDSAILVQQRKELNEIELALDKIKGGVFGICEMCEEPIGRKRLEVKNFARFCITCREITEKETK, from the coding sequence ATGTTAACGGAAACAGAGTTAAATGAATTTCAAAACAAATTACTCGACAGAAGAGTACAGATAGAAAAAAATCTTAGAGGTACCAGCCTTGAGTTAGAGGGAATGAGAGAACTTGAGTTGAATGATGAAGGTGATTTTGCAGCAGCTTCTGCAGAAGCGGTGATAGATAGTGCAATTTTAGTGCAACAGCGTAAAGAATTAAACGAAATTGAACTTGCTTTAGATAAAATAAAAGGAGGAGTTTTCGGTATATGTGAAATGTGTGAAGAGCCTATAGGCAGAAAACGTCTAGAAGTAAAGAACTTTGCACGTTTTTGTATCACATGTCGTGAGATCACTGAAAAAGAGACCAAATAG